In Meiothermus ruber DSM 1279, the following proteins share a genomic window:
- a CDS encoding ABC transporter ATP-binding protein, protein MIQAAPLEATLLLLLLALGGLVPVGVLGFTRALVDGLVAGLGEGVWGPWLWWPLLGLALAFALDFLLAPWVAYLQGAVNERLTARVHLLLMDKVGGLPDLTPFENPSFHDELQVLRDQAPYQPLNLLIFLGSAFRGSITVAGVLLLLLSAAPLFPLLLLLATLPQAILTFRLQKGVWEAVLFTAPEARRMRYFAEALLEADTAKEVRLFGLLPFFRGRYLEAFWALYRAVRRARGRQALGASGLVLLGALATAAALFLALRQALSGASGLGNLVLVLQSVGSLQQNLFGLVQDGGMLYESLLYFERLERFLALPPTLRQPPKPREVRSFEEIRFEQVGFTYPDGRRALQDVSFTLRRGERLALVGENGAGKTTLVKLLLRFYDPGEGRILVDGVDLRELDLAAWRRLVAAVFQDFGRYALTLEENIALSDLKHLHDPKRLEEAARAGGAEGLLLRLGPEALLSRAFGGTELSLGEWQRVALSRAFFRQAELLVLDEPTASLDPKEEAHLYARFAELAKGKTVLLITHRLGSVRMADRILVLSGGRLVEEGDHATLLARGGAYAELWRLQADLYSPDLADK, encoded by the coding sequence GTGATCCAGGCGGCCCCCCTCGAGGCCACCCTGCTTTTGCTGCTGCTGGCCCTGGGGGGGCTGGTGCCGGTGGGGGTTCTGGGCTTTACCCGCGCCCTGGTGGACGGCCTGGTGGCCGGTCTGGGGGAGGGCGTGTGGGGCCCCTGGCTCTGGTGGCCCCTGCTGGGGCTGGCCCTGGCCTTTGCCCTGGACTTCCTGCTGGCCCCCTGGGTGGCCTATCTGCAGGGGGCGGTGAACGAGCGGCTCACGGCCCGGGTGCACCTTCTGCTGATGGATAAAGTGGGCGGCCTGCCCGACCTGACCCCTTTTGAGAACCCCAGCTTTCACGATGAGCTGCAGGTGTTGCGCGATCAGGCCCCCTACCAGCCCCTGAACCTGCTCATCTTTCTGGGGAGCGCCTTCCGGGGGAGCATCACCGTGGCCGGGGTGTTGCTGCTTTTGCTGAGCGCGGCGCCCCTTTTCCCGCTGTTGCTATTGCTGGCCACCCTGCCCCAGGCCATCCTAACCTTCCGGCTGCAGAAGGGGGTGTGGGAAGCGGTGCTGTTCACCGCGCCCGAGGCCCGCCGGATGCGCTACTTTGCCGAGGCCCTGCTCGAGGCCGACACGGCCAAGGAGGTGCGCCTGTTCGGCCTGCTGCCCTTTTTTCGGGGGCGCTACCTCGAGGCCTTCTGGGCCCTTTACCGCGCGGTGCGTCGCGCACGGGGCCGCCAGGCTCTGGGGGCCAGCGGCCTGGTGCTTCTGGGCGCCCTGGCGACGGCTGCGGCTCTTTTCCTGGCCCTGCGGCAGGCCCTTTCGGGGGCCAGCGGCCTGGGCAACCTGGTGCTGGTGCTCCAGTCGGTGGGCAGTCTGCAGCAGAACCTGTTTGGCCTGGTACAGGACGGGGGGATGCTTTACGAGAGCCTTCTGTACTTCGAGCGGCTGGAGCGGTTCCTGGCCCTGCCGCCGACCCTGCGACAGCCCCCCAAGCCCCGGGAGGTGCGCTCCTTTGAGGAGATCCGCTTTGAGCAGGTGGGCTTCACCTACCCCGACGGGAGGCGGGCCTTGCAGGACGTTAGCTTCACCCTGCGCCGGGGGGAGCGCCTGGCCCTGGTGGGGGAGAACGGGGCGGGCAAGACCACCCTGGTCAAGCTGCTCCTGCGCTTCTACGATCCCGGCGAGGGGCGCATCCTGGTGGACGGGGTGGATCTGCGTGAGCTGGATCTTGCGGCCTGGCGCCGCCTGGTGGCCGCGGTCTTCCAGGACTTTGGCCGCTATGCCCTAACCCTTGAGGAAAACATCGCCCTTTCCGACCTAAAGCACCTCCACGACCCAAAGCGCTTAGAGGAGGCGGCCCGGGCTGGAGGGGCCGAGGGGCTGCTCCTCCGGCTGGGGCCGGAAGCTTTGCTCTCCAGGGCCTTTGGGGGCACCGAACTGTCCCTGGGGGAGTGGCAGCGGGTGGCGCTCTCGCGGGCCTTCTTCCGCCAGGCCGAGCTGCTGGTTCTGGACGAGCCCACGGCCTCCCTGGATCCCAAAGAGGAGGCCCACCTCTACGCCCGCTTTGCCGAGCTGGCTAAGGGGAAAACGGTGCTCCTCATCACCCACCGCCTGGGCTCGGTGCGGATGGCCGACCGCATCCTGGTACTGAGCGGGGGGCGCCTGGTGGAGGAGGGTGATCACGCCACCCTGCTGGCCCGTGGGGGTGCCTACGCCGAGCTCTGGCGCTTGCAAGCCGATCTCTACAGCCCCGACCTGGCCGACAAATGA